aaattttcagtaattAATCTCTTACTTGAAGTCTTTTAACCGGAGTCTCTTCAGCAGCAGCTAATTTAAGAAGCTTAGCGTACTCCATATACTCAGCAACTCGTTGAAGAAATGAAAGCGGCTCATTGAAGGTGACTGGCATCACGATCTTGCTGAGATCCTTGCCCAGCGATAATACCGAGCAAAGATTCACCTCCGCGTGTCCACGCACTGGCAGCGTTGTTCTTCAGATTTCACATTGTTACGcattgtttgttattttttaacgcattgtttgttcatttattttgtttatcgaTACCACAGTCAATTCAAGTTAATAACaatcatattaattattcattaatttaattaatattaataataacaataataataaatcagtcTAGTGAAGGTGATTTGCAACGACCTACGTGTGCAAATTAATTGCATAAGAAAAAATACATACGTGGCCccgataatatatatacatacacatctATATATTTCTAAGCTGACTCTTATGCAGTCTCCAAAGTCGtgaacaaatttaattttcacagcaatacttttatttattcatgcaCACACTTCAATAAACTAAATatctatacatatttatacacttatatatacacatacatgtatgcatatatatatatatatatatatataaaatcttttttaagcttttttttatactctcaataaattcaaattctagcATCagcgattaaataaaataactttttttttctgttctttttttcaaaaataaataataataaataaacattccaactatatataaaaagcagctaaataaataatctaatTAGTGGGACCAACCTGTACGAATGATTTTCTTTGGCcatgatttattgaaataattaatattcttaATTACCACCGCTTCAGATCTGTTTAAAATATCATcaatatcattatcattattaatataatttataatataaactatttttaaaacaaactcTTCAACATCAATACAAACGATCCAATTCACTCTTTTGAATcctttatcataaatatttatttcagatgCTCCAATACCGGGCaacatttaaaaatcgatTCCAATTCACCATttcgtaaattatttatttattactcgtaaaacttttttttacaataaaattaataatttgaatgaagaattaaaaatagacACTATCACCGTGCCACGTAAATCACCATGTTGCAAAAAaacgcttaaaaaaaatgaaataaaaaaaaattaattaatcaaatatcAGTACCACTTCATAATTAGAATGATTTCATGTCAGCTGTCAGTGAACGTTGAACTTTTATTGAATGAAATAGGTACCacgtcatttttatttttgaaaataattgatgatgataatggcaataatgaaatttttagtcaATCTGTAGGCGGCAACTGAGTGATGACTAGTTCTGTTTACGGAATCAGCTCTGTTACCCTGCGTCTCATCGATCTTCGACATTAAATTCTAGATCTCGCGCACATTTGAACGCGAGCTTTCCATCAGTTCGAGGTAGAGCTTTGTTGCCTTGATTTCCGCTCAACTAGTACCCAaagaatatcaataaattcgAGCATGGGTATAAGACTGAACCATCCACTAGAATCAGAAACATTTGCTGGAGATGCGCGTTAATCGTTACCTAGATCAAGCATGCGCgagtcaaaaaatataaacatacatatgcaaaaacatatatattgttatttaatatactACCAGACTCTCGATAGTTGCTcacttttatttcaaattatattgtATTAATGTACACACAGATAATTCTACTGTCTAcattctatataaatatatatgtatatgtgtatatacttatatatatatgaaaatacatATAGAACAAGGGATGTCACGACttggaaaatattattcttattatacTTGAAATCAATGTAACGACAGATGTTGAACATTAAATGTATGCACGCGAAGAATACGTTTGGTCGATGAccaaaaatcgttttttaaattttttataattttattttacatgaaaaagttgtaaaataaaatgttattatgATTGTTGAGTTGATTGACggtaaaatgattttttttagattgtTTGTAAAGTTGGGCAGCAGCAATTTGAATTTGGGGATTGGGTTGGATATAATTTTTCGGTAGCTAGgtcaaataagaaataaagtCAATAATTGTACGTGACATAGCAGCTTACTTCGTTTTATAATATCGTAAAACTTTTTGTTGTATTAAAGGGTAGACATAGATCGAAAAACAGTAGACAGTAGATGGTTGACGTGGTACCATGAATCCGATTCGCGAGCGCGGTACCACGAGCATTTCAAATTAACCGCTTTTAGTTACGCGCTTCTTGCTGTACTTCCTCGTCGATCTATCACTTTGTGACACTCAAAGatgattttatattattttcttctttactttcgtctattttttaatcacaatcagtaaatttatatgtaagttatttttgaatttttatctgacaaatttattttttttcaatttttttggttcaTAGTCTGCGCGGTTTTCGATGGCGAGGAAAAATGGCAAAGGGAAATTGTCGACAGATGCTGAGGAATTTTGTTTGAGAAGTAATTCGAAAGGGGGTATAATTAATGAGGGTAAAGACAGAGatgtaaatgataaattaaataagagatatatgaataattttatgaagcaATTTCCGGAATTATATCGAAGCGATGTGTCAATTAATCCGAGTTATAGTGCTCTCAATAATTTACCATAGTAAGTATATTAAGTTTAATTgaatacataattaattatatatatttacatttaattaattaattaattttttagttacatCAAATGTAGAAGACGcgttcaaaaaacaaaaaaacaaattactaGACAAATAAACCGTGAAATTCATCATATTGCGATGATGCAACCATACGCATTAGCAAGTGTTAGAATTGACCGAGTATTTAGCGTCGGATTTCATCCAGAAGCTTTAATTGTACCAGATTTCGCGACTGATAAAGAAAGAAGACGAATTAATAAACTTATGAGtgaaaaatgacatttttttttatttcattacattgagggccagtttttcaaaccgagtttagttttaatcagggttttaattattattactggtatatctttatattataaacGTATAGATATACTAGCAATAAACTAAAAccccggataaaaataaacctggtttgaaaaactgggccttaatttttttaaattatacaatgAAGTATACAATgtatttatatgtaaaaaataataaataaaacaattgaaaatatttaattaacctttttattgataacatatttcatttaaataattaatcaataatgtttcgtaataaatatcaaaaaggACCTTTATCTATTTTATACAGTTGTGGAAAATCGCCACTCGAACTGTGGGATATGCATgtcagatattttttaaactcattatttataatttaaaataaaaaataaataaatcaattaactgtcaaaaaattaattaattaggtAAGAAATGGATTTATCAGAAGAGTTATggataacgaaataaattcACTGGTATTAGAAATCGCAGGGACAAATGTATCAACTGCGTATATATTTACTCCAAAAAATCAATCAGCCTCTTTAGGAATAACGCTTccatttattgtaataattatgaagaatatgaaaaaatattttacaatggaaataacagtaaaataaataaataaaattgtttaatatatttatttattcaaatatttaatactttatttagattttagaTGAAGATGGCATGCACAGAAGATTAAAACTGAGTAATTTTCAAAGTAAAACCAAAATAAGACCATTTAGCACGACAATGCCAATGGGATTAGGGTGTGGGTGGAATCAAATTCAACTAAATATTGTTGAATTAGTGAGGATAGCCTACGGGACAATTTACAAAGAAACAACGAGAATGCAAATCCATGCCAATTGTAGAATTCGTCGTATATATTTTGCTGATAGGtcgttttattgttttattttatcaagtttAGTTTATTGTTActtgtaatgaaaattttaaatgatagaTTGTATATGGAGGATGAATTGCCAGAGGAATATAGAATATCTTTTGTGAAGGGGAAGCCAATGAATAAAGAAGACAAAAAGGAACGTGGGAGCATAAATTCAAGGACTTCAGTAAATCGATCGTCGAATCTGTCACAAGCTTCTCAGGAAGGGTCTTCGTTTATTGGGTCAAATGAATCAATGGAAGAAAACCCACGGTTGGAAATTCGACTTCCTGTTACGGAGTATGACGAAGATATGAGCGAGCAAACTAATCAGGATGAGGAAATTAATGAAGAATTAACGGAGACGGAATTAAGTGAAGCTGGGTTTGAAGATAAAATAGAGGAAGTAGAAATGGATAAAGATGAAATTGAAGAAGTATTAGATCAAGGGAAAAAAGAAACTGATCAGGCGGAAGTGGATCAAGAGAAAGAAGAAACTGATCAGGTCGAAGTGAATCAAAAATTAGATCAAGAGAAAGAAGAAACTGATCAGGTGGAAGtggataaaaaattagaagaaaTAGATCCGAGGAAAGAAATGGATCAAAGATTAGAAGAAATAGATCCGAGTAAAGAAATAGATCAAAGATTCGAAGAAATAGATcgagaagaaaataaaatagataaagaAGAAACTGCccgaaaagaaaatttgaatgaagAGAAAGATGATTCAAAAGAAGAAAAGGAAGAGATGAATGAACAGATGgatgaaaataaatcaatgagAAAAACAGAATCAagtgaagaagaaaaaaaatccgatgaagaagaagaggaagaaaaaaaacgatcAAGTGAAtcagaaaatgaaaatgaatttgaaaagttggataaaaatgaattaaataaaaattatgaatatcaACAAACgtattaataaaaactgaagtttatattataaattttattatttattccttaacattacaaatatatatatataagtattatCTTTAATAGAACAaagaatacttttaaaaaatgtaaccaAACCCTGTTTATGATgtacattttttacattatttatttaattataacgaaaagattttattaattatacatctactttttaaataattcattcctTATTGCTACACCACCCAATAATTTACATATGCATAGAAAAATGTCtatattaattgaataatttattttaacagtcaaaattatatttattaacaaaacaatttcccgtaaaattcaaaattattaattaagattaattaatttaccttaagaataaatttattgaatttcgTGCTCATCATCTTCTCGTTTTCTTTTCAAACTCTCATCAACGTCCATTGAAGAGGAAGACAGAGGTTGGCTGGTAGCGTTTTGGATTTTAGGTTTTACTGTCGAACTTTGTCCACTTGGTAAACTCGTACCAgctgtaaatatttaaatgttattattaatatttttaaaaaataattattaacaacaataattcaCTGATGTAATCTTACAAATACGGATTATAGGAGTGTAGGAATGAGGAACAATTTTTATCTTTGGAGTAGTCGGAAAATCTGAATGGAAAAGAACAAGgtggcaattaaaaattataaaatgatattaaataaatacttacgtgtcgaaaatttgaaaacaggCTTTGGAACTGATATAGTCTGGGTTCTAGATATCGTAGAAAGTGTTCCCGGCCTCTTGACAACCGACAGTCCCGATTTATTGGCATCAACTCTCACCCGGGATTGACCACCGAGCAAATTATTACCAACTATCGTGTGAATTGGTTTACTAGCGGGTTTTTTAATCACAGgcttcaatttataattagccGCAATCAAGCAGTAACGATCTGGCGGCAATCTTAGCCCGTTGTTAGGCTTAACAAACGGTAGAGCGATATTATTCTTAGCTCTGGCGACTTCCAGCAAAACGTCTCTTGGAGGTGGGTTGGTAAATGTCTTCTCCAGCTGCATTTTTACTGCCAATCTTACATCATCTAGATCAATGAACTTCTTTTTTGCATGGCTCGCGTAAATTCTACTGTCATCTAGGGTACAAGTGATGTAACCTAAAAACCAAAAcaacttattttatataccatggaaaaaaaatataaaagtatgaTCCTGATAATTGCGGACAATTGATAACTttcagatgtttttttttttttcaataattcaatttgaaggaaaaaaattaaactgtggacatgtagaaaatttaaaaaatgataggtgcaattttatgaaaattattagatgtcgggtaatttcagtatcataataaaagtaatataagttgaataaataaatacatacgaTAAGTAAATTCCAGTAGTTGATTAATAACTTTTGGCTCATATTGTTCAATTCCcatgtctttgattattgacaTTATAACCTGTGCATCCTTAGGAACATGCTTGACATGACTAGATGTCTTTACTTTTTCGGCCATTTTATAACTTACTTTTActtatagtaataaataactttattattaaataataaacgatacttgtaataattaattgttataccAAAAactacttttaaattatacttattatttacttgattatttatttacgcgTCTGTATGTTGTCTTCATCTATGTCTAACCCTAACCCTAAGCTCTACCAACACTGAGAGAAGTCTTCTCTCTGACTGTCTCTGACCAACGAAACGAAAACGAAAAACGAACGAATGGGTGCCGGTGCCAATCACTTCCCGCCAGGCTGTCATTGGTTCAAATTTGTTCGAGTTTCAATAGGCCAGTAAAAATAGACAATATGACCAGACCaatagctaattttttttacgtcgtACTCCAAACTGTTCTAAAAGTAATTaggtaattataaaataattaagtaattatacaagttttataattataaagtaattataaaacaataaagtAATTGGTTCTTTTGTACTGAATTTTACTGCTTTTAtgagaattcaaattttaatgatttgaatgtagcagacattagagaaatttaaattattaataaatagaataaataattaataaaacaaaatttaaaaaaatgcgcatttagaaaattttgaaatttataaatgcattttttatgaatttgattttatttgtttataatttaaaaattgtctagTCTGCTACACtcttattcaaaatttttattgtttttagaGAACTCTAATTTTTTCCCGCCAgtattttctaataatttaaactatgACAGGTCTGGAGATATCCGGCAAtaatcaaacaaaattttaacaaattaacaATCGACATACACCAAAATACCCATCGACTTTACACCgagacaataaataaaaacttttttcaaaaacatccCACACTTTTTATGATTTCAAAAcacgatactgaagttagccgacgtctaataattttttgacttctttttaaaaaaatatacttcaaaaaattgcacatctagttttgtaaattttctacacatgcatatttttagttttttttttttttgtattttatctgtagaaaaaaaatccgaaaatttttcaatagtctgttaacttcaggatcattttcaAAACTTCTATTTTTGGTTATCGACTGAGCAATTTCAGTTGAAATGAAACTGTGTTTTACATATGTTcaaaataacaacaaatatttaaaattttacatcaTCTTGCAGTTTAATGACAAGAAACGATATCCAAtaagactaaaaaatttttaataaatttacgaaataaaattttagttaatttttaatttaattaaattaaactgatATAATTTGACTTCCGGTGGCACGACAAGCCCATGTGGTCGCAGCTCAGGCGCAGCCATCTTTACTTGTGTCTCTCACATTCTCAAGTTAATTCATCGTTAAAATTTCAtccgtatttatttatttaaacaaataatttactgtattatattttaaaataataaacaaataatctaGTGTAAAGTGTGACAGTTAAAATGGCGGACcttgatgatttttttgcaAAGAAAGACCGTAAGAAAtccaaaggaaaaaaattcacgacCACTGACGAGATTGCCAAGAAACTTGAGGAAACAGGAAAACGTATGGAAAAGTTAAAACTCAAAGAAAAACCATCAAATATTGAAGAAGAGGATCCATTGGCACccgaggtaattttttttcacgtattttttttcctttcaattttattattacaattttttttattttattttccttatttttttttttaaattcttggagatgaaaaaaaatttaggctATGGCAAATAAATGGTGCCATGTTACATCTCTTCATAAACGTCAtaaatttagagtaaaaaataaattaaccatCGCAACTAGCAGATGATGACAAATCATcagtatttacaataattgttattgtaaTTTCTGTAACTATATTGAGTCATCGACATATTATATAATCAATAAgatcaattattttctcattaatgcaactaattaattacttcattgatattcaataactttatttttaattactggcATAATATTGATAAGTTATTgacagtttaatttaaatgactcGAACATTCTAGTagacttgtaaaaaaaaaaaaaatttgatgataataataataataattatcacgaCGATTGATTTGtcagtttaaattaatttatttatttaaaattacagcaAGAAGATGAAGAATGGCGTGAATTTACGGAAGAAAGGAAAGATTACACGGGTTTGAAGCTAGGTAATTTACAAGCTAGTGACAAATTATCAAATGGCAGTGATGATGAGAGAGGCGGTGGCGATAATAGCTCCGATGGAGAATCTGGCGAGGCTAGCTCAAAACAAAGTGGTCCTTGGAAAAAAGCCGACGCCGCACCAGTCAAAGAGGTCGTTGAGAGTACGCCGGCACCTGCTGTACAACCAGCTAGTAATAATGTCGTGGGTATGGTCTACAGATCTCCACATCTTAGAAATCAATCAACAACTGCGCCACAGAGTAATAGATCGCGTATGAAAAACGTTGCTCCTGATATACGTAGTGAAGAATATTTCCCAACATTGAATGCTAAACAACCACAAAGTGGTGGTGATTCTACTGGTGTTTGGGGCAgacggtaaatttattattcattaaactTAACTCTGCGTATGTATACTGAGTCTTTGGACAAAcagtcaatttaaaaaaaatttttttaattttttatgacaataattttaaacttttgactTTGGCAACTTCTGGGCCAGGTATTAGACACTTCAAGAAGTGAcccagaatttttttcgaaagtcTAGAAACTTTGAAAACTTGACTGTTCCCTAAAGGACCTAGATCCTGAAGTTTgaagacaattcaaaattttcagatttttttttcaacaagtaaattacaaaaatagaaaaactaaaaatatgtacatgttggaaattaaataaactataggtgcaatttttttaaatattttttttttttataatttatcgttttgaaaaaattattagacgtcggctgacttcagtatcattaaacaCGCagggtaaaatataaataatttattatctattattataaattacaggaaACGAGACGAAGGTACATTTGAAGAAGTACGTAATCGTGGCGGTAATAGATCATACGGTGTACCAGACTCACAAGCACAAGCACCAAAATTATCACTCGACAACAAATACGGTGCATTACCGCAAGACCAGAGCTGAAACCTTGATTACAAATCAGACATTAAATCATCATCAGTTAATCGTCGCTTAGCTCTGTTTCGTAGCCCAGTCACGctgttattatcattatcaaatattattataattattacagtaataacaattaattgcAGACTAGAACACTCGGTGCGTATTGTTCTTaaacttataataattaaatttaataaactaaataattatcgaCACAATAATAGTgtcttagaaaaaaatttaagtaacgTACttcaatcaattattttattttcattgcatTTACTAAAGACAGACATATAATCTACGATATGCTTTcaatgttttattaaaaaaaaaaaaataaaaaaagtaaaatacacGAACAATATGATCATTCTGTCGTGATACGACGATTCTTTCATCTCTAGGATCTCATGAACTTGatgtgtaataaaaattaatataacataacgtttataataattaataaataataaataataataataattaaaaaattaataatagtagtaattgTACACAAATTGCAATTGGGAAATGAGAGATAAACAGTCATGCGTTAGTTAcatgatataattaattaaaagtttaagtaattaaataaaaaagtaaaaatttttaggtaaattattgttattacgcGTTATAGAAAAAAGAGATTGTAGAGAATGAGAAGCGAGTCACCGGGGCTGGGCTTCGGGACGATTGAAcgattttaaactaaaaaaaaattattatttgtaaatggTGCGCGATATACGATGAATGCAATTACTCTTAATGAGTTAACATATATCATTTAGGTGTGCTGAGatgtttaaaactataaataataatatgataaatgataattataaatttgagcGAGAGTTTAATCAATGCGACAGACAACCGTGATTTTTAGtcacgactttttttttaattatgcaaTTCTTATgtctgttattattatttttgttgacGTATCTTTTACTATTTTCGTtaggttaataattttttaaaatcgtaaATTAGGGACATTTGTGTGACCATAGGAAATTTTCTCGAGAGATGaacgataaaattaataaataatttaatattataatcgtaattttttttttaatttttatataaatataaaatgataacaGGAAGTGAGCAAATAATCTTgggctttaaattttttttgtaaatctaATAATCTGCTAAAAatgcatttaattttatttatgtaatgctgcaaacaataaatttatttattaacaacagAGGCTTTGataccaatattttttttacatctttattaaagaataagtgtataaatatatgtgaactTTAGACACATATTTATACATTAcgatattaaatatatgttatagTATATCTACAAGACggcattaatttaaaaaatatttaaaagccCAAGATAAATAGCCGAGAATAAATCtgataaattgtatttattattaatagaaaaaaaataattatcattttatatttttattcttattcttgtatgtaataaatatttaaaaacgttCATGAACtcttggttattttttttaaacaattaaaaattaaaataattataaattaaaccgTAAAATTTCATCAGACATTTGTTAATATCTTCACAGCTACTgcctaaataatttttattttaaactataAAAGTTATTGTTCCTGTggtcttattttttaattacatcacATTGTAATCAATTGACTATTTTGTTAATTACCATACATGCAGATTTATTTGTACAGAAAAAAGGTatactatttaataacttttattatcatgcatttttttttctcaacgaAAATATAAACGACGTCtctaattataacttttattattaattataaaattaattaagtaaaaattatgttttagtAATTTgtaaacaagttttttttacagtttgtaagccatttaaataaatattattattgttgcgccagggaaaaaaacattaattgcAAATACGGTACATGTGTGGcggaaaattgaataataaataaaataaaataaaatactgttCATAAATTAAGTtcctaaattaattttttaaaataatctatgataaatatatatttattaaataagtgatgattataatttatataaattcaagtgcttcgattattttttatctacaataaataaagttgGGATTAAAAGTCCCGACTATCCATTTCTTCAGTGACGTTTATTGTACTTTACTTAGGattaattatacattttatttggATTCTTGTTCTTACGTTTAATCTTGCGACAGTCCATAAGTTAAgcgtttattaatttttttaaatattcaattgttCCTCCTCGCTTCTTACCCACGTCAGTAATAAACGGCCAAGGCGCAACGAAGTTGACTCTGCATTATTgcgtatacaaaaaaaaaaaaaaacacggacaaaaaatatatgtacattaaCAAACTTCATGACGATAATCATCAGATTTATCTCGATCTATTCTTTCAGTATACTTAAGTCCGTGATTTCCCTCGTTGCTGTAACTTGAGTACATCGGTTTGTCAAGTAatgaacttttaaatttaggaAGGAAATATATGTTCGCTCTTGTTGCACATGAAATACcctaataacaaaaaaaagtaaattattgtgatgactcaattatttttattaattttaatttatatctcTATTTATACCCTAATAGCCATTTTATCCGAACCTTGATGGcaacttga
The Microplitis mediator isolate UGA2020A chromosome 6, iyMicMedi2.1, whole genome shotgun sequence genome window above contains:
- the LOC130670611 gene encoding myb-like protein X; the protein is MFRNKYQKGPLSILYSCGKSPLELWDMHVRNGFIRRVMDNEINSLVLEIAGTNVSTAYIFTPKNQSASLGITLPFIVIIMKNMKKYFTMEITILDEDGMHRRLKLSNFQSKTKIRPFSTTMPMGLGCGWNQIQLNIVELVRIAYGTIYKETTRMQIHANCRIRRIYFADRLYMEDELPEEYRISFVKGKPMNKEDKKERGSINSRTSVNRSSNLSQASQEGSSFIGSNESMEENPRLEIRLPVTEYDEDMSEQTNQDEEINEELTETELSEAGFEDKIEEVEMDKDEIEEVLDQGKKETDQAEVDQEKEETDQVEVNQKLDQEKEETDQVEVDKKLEEIDPRKEMDQRLEEIDPSKEIDQRFEEIDREENKIDKEETARKENLNEEKDDSKEEKEEMNEQMDENKSMRKTESSEEEKKSDEEEEEEKKRSSESENENEFEKLDKNELNKNYEYQQTY
- the LOC130670614 gene encoding transcription initiation factor TFIID subunit 9, encoding MAEKVKTSSHVKHVPKDAQVIMSIIKDMGIEQYEPKVINQLLEFTYRYITCTLDDSRIYASHAKKKFIDLDDVRLAVKMQLEKTFTNPPPRDVLLEVARAKNNIALPFVKPNNGLRLPPDRYCLIAANYKLKPVIKKPASKPIHTIVGNNLLGGQSRVRVDANKSGLSVVKRPGTLSTISRTQTISVPKPVFKFSTPGTSLPSGQSSTVKPKIQNATSQPLSSSSMDVDESLKRKREDDEHEIQ
- the LOC130669364 gene encoding protein CDV3 homolog → MADLDDFFAKKDRKKSKGKKFTTTDEIAKKLEETGKRMEKLKLKEKPSNIEEEDPLAPEQEDEEWREFTEERKDYTGLKLGNLQASDKLSNGSDDERGGGDNSSDGESGEASSKQSGPWKKADAAPVKEVVESTPAPAVQPASNNVVGMVYRSPHLRNQSTTAPQSNRSRMKNVAPDIRSEEYFPTLNAKQPQSGGDSTGVWGRRKRDEGTFEEVRNRGGNRSYGVPDSQAQAPKLSLDNKYGALPQDQS